Proteins from a single region of Paenibacillus sp. BIHB 4019:
- a CDS encoding DUF5605 domain-containing protein, whose translation MIFSEETKIGYIWASPEGRKVLLKHAPELAHSPYLSFIKMNTLPRFATSNQALMRSPEWVAEVLAELAGIEYVIEDVTAQEAASALDPVSKEASAAQLPNDAPLEAEGSAKLLAQGEAARWDVYELELHGPAHGNPFTDAALSAVFSQGDRSLTVQGFYDGDGIYRVRFMPDAEGEWRYRTSSSVRAMNGIAGSFACRGAEAGNHGPVRVADTYHFSYEDGSRYLPVGTTCYAWTHQGQELEEQTLATLAQTPFNKLRMCVFPKAYLFNDNEPPLYPYERLADGQWDFTRFNPAYFRHLEQRIADLGKLGIEADLILFHAYDRWGFSEMSKAADDRYLRYITARLAAYRNVWWSLANEYDLMWAKEEPDWERFAQIVTDNDPYGHLISIHNCFGFYDYTRAWVTHCSVQRVDVYRTAENTDQWRKDWNKPIVIDECAYEGDIDMGWGNISGEEMVRRFWEGAVRGGYVGHGETYLHPEDILWWSKGGKLHGTSPERIAFLRKVLEEGPEHGLNPLRSEWDAPSAGIADTYYLFYYGFNQPRYRNFTMKPGIAYEVEVLDTWNMTVTKQAGIYEGTFRIELPGRPYMAIRMQRANTNG comes from the coding sequence ATGATTTTTAGTGAGGAAACGAAGATCGGATACATTTGGGCGAGCCCTGAGGGACGGAAGGTTTTGCTGAAGCATGCTCCTGAGCTTGCGCATTCGCCTTATCTTTCTTTTATAAAAATGAACACGCTGCCGCGCTTCGCAACCTCAAACCAAGCGTTAATGCGCTCACCGGAATGGGTGGCGGAAGTGCTGGCTGAGCTTGCTGGCATTGAATATGTGATAGAGGATGTAACGGCGCAGGAGGCTGCTTCTGCTTTAGATCCGGTGAGCAAGGAAGCTTCAGCAGCTCAGCTGCCGAACGACGCACCGCTAGAGGCTGAGGGATCGGCGAAGCTGCTCGCGCAGGGCGAAGCCGCACGCTGGGACGTTTATGAGCTGGAGCTTCATGGCCCTGCTCATGGCAATCCCTTCACGGACGCGGCTCTCAGCGCCGTGTTCAGCCAAGGCGATAGAAGCCTGACTGTACAAGGCTTCTACGACGGAGACGGCATCTATCGCGTGCGCTTCATGCCCGATGCCGAAGGCGAGTGGCGCTACCGCACGAGCAGCAGCGTCCGCGCCATGAACGGCATTGCCGGCAGCTTCGCCTGCCGCGGGGCCGAAGCCGGTAACCACGGTCCGGTGCGGGTGGCGGATACGTATCATTTTTCCTACGAGGATGGCAGCCGTTATTTGCCTGTAGGAACGACCTGTTATGCGTGGACGCATCAAGGGCAGGAGCTTGAGGAGCAGACGCTCGCCACGCTCGCGCAGACGCCGTTCAACAAGCTGCGGATGTGCGTATTCCCTAAAGCCTACCTATTTAATGATAATGAACCGCCGCTTTATCCGTATGAGCGCTTGGCAGATGGGCAATGGGATTTCACGCGCTTTAATCCGGCGTATTTCCGCCATTTGGAACAGCGGATCGCTGATTTAGGGAAGCTGGGCATCGAGGCGGATTTGATTTTGTTCCATGCATATGATCGCTGGGGCTTCTCCGAAATGTCGAAAGCGGCAGATGACCGCTACCTGCGCTACATTACAGCGCGTTTGGCGGCTTACCGCAACGTCTGGTGGTCGCTCGCCAATGAATATGACCTGATGTGGGCGAAGGAGGAGCCGGACTGGGAGCGTTTTGCCCAGATCGTTACGGATAATGATCCTTACGGGCATCTCATTTCCATCCATAATTGCTTCGGTTTTTATGACTATACCCGGGCTTGGGTGACGCATTGCAGCGTTCAGCGAGTAGATGTGTACCGGACGGCGGAGAACACCGACCAGTGGCGCAAGGACTGGAATAAGCCGATCGTCATTGACGAATGTGCCTATGAAGGCGATATCGATATGGGCTGGGGCAATATTTCGGGCGAAGAAATGGTGCGCCGCTTCTGGGAAGGTGCGGTTCGCGGCGGCTATGTCGGCCATGGAGAGACCTATTTGCACCCGGAGGACATTTTGTGGTGGTCGAAGGGCGGCAAGCTGCATGGCACAAGCCCAGAGCGTATTGCCTTTCTAAGAAAAGTGCTGGAGGAAGGGCCGGAGCATGGCCTAAATCCATTGCGATCCGAGTGGGACGCACCATCGGCTGGCATTGCCGACACTTATTATTTGTTTTATTACGGCTTCAATCAGCCGCGCTATCGGAACTTTACGATGAAGCCGGGCATCGCGTATGAGGTGGAAGTGCTGGATACGTGGAACATGACGGTGACCAAGCAGGCTGGTATTTATGAAGGAACGTTTCGCATTGAGCTGCCGGGCAGGCCCTATATGGCGATTCGAATGCAGCGTGCAAATACGAATGGATAA
- a CDS encoding LacI family DNA-binding transcriptional regulator, whose translation MKMEDIAALAGVSKSAVSLAFSGKPGIGQETRERILQVAKDNGYLPKTRAAQPEAASKTLTFLVLANSGIVLEQYYQQPFFRELIHYIEVRCRAKGYSLLFTSIDVNAFSSDSHALAEDIRSDGVILLGTNLDREQIASLAERLPAQLVVLDTCFETLPVHFITINNVMGGYQAGEHLCQLGHEHIGYLASNVRISNFDDRRKGFMSALEERGLSIDEKDIFSVAPTITSFQEELKNQLAAYQAAGSQLPTAFFCECDYIAISAIKTLTDLGFRVPEDTSVVGFDNISEARIVSPELTTVHVEKERMAHLAVDLAIEAIEQDHAVKTKIAVDTQFIVRHSSSAPSY comes from the coding sequence GTGAAAATGGAAGACATCGCCGCCCTTGCTGGCGTTTCGAAATCAGCAGTTTCGCTTGCCTTCAGCGGCAAGCCGGGAATCGGACAAGAAACCCGCGAGCGCATTTTGCAGGTTGCCAAGGACAATGGCTATCTGCCTAAAACACGAGCCGCACAGCCGGAAGCCGCCAGCAAAACGCTGACCTTTCTCGTTTTAGCCAACTCCGGCATCGTGCTGGAGCAATATTATCAGCAGCCTTTTTTCCGCGAGCTCATTCATTACATAGAGGTACGCTGCCGGGCCAAGGGCTATTCGCTGCTGTTTACGTCGATTGACGTCAACGCTTTTTCCAGTGACAGCCATGCCTTGGCGGAGGATATCCGCAGCGATGGCGTCATTTTGCTCGGCACGAACCTCGATAGAGAGCAAATCGCCAGTTTGGCTGAACGCTTGCCCGCGCAGCTCGTCGTGCTTGATACTTGCTTTGAGACGCTTCCCGTCCATTTCATTACGATCAACAATGTGATGGGCGGTTATCAGGCGGGAGAGCATCTATGCCAGCTTGGCCACGAACATATCGGTTATTTGGCATCCAATGTGCGAATCAGCAATTTTGATGATCGGCGCAAAGGATTCATGTCCGCGTTAGAGGAGCGGGGGCTGTCGATCGACGAGAAAGACATTTTTTCCGTCGCCCCGACGATAACCTCATTCCAGGAGGAGCTGAAAAATCAGCTCGCCGCCTATCAAGCGGCCGGGAGCCAGCTGCCAACCGCCTTTTTCTGTGAATGCGACTACATCGCGATCAGCGCCATTAAGACGCTGACTGACCTTGGGTTCCGCGTTCCCGAGGACACCTCTGTCGTTGGCTTCGACAACATTTCTGAGGCGCGCATTGTTTCGCCAGAGCTCACGACCGTACATGTTGAAAAAGAGCGCATGGCCCATCTAGCCGTCGATTTAGCCATTGAAGCGATCGAACAGGACCATGCGGTCAAAACTAAAATTGCCGTCGACACGCAATTTATCGTCCGCCATTCATCCAGCGCGCCATCCTATTGA
- a CDS encoding DUF5597 domain-containing protein codes for MEQIPHLVSENGTSTLYVNGEPYLALGGEIHNSSASNPAYMQEKVWPEVRKLNLNTIIAPVYWELIEPEQGTFDFSLVEGLIEQARAEKIHLVLLWFGLWKNGKSSYVPSWVKRDYITYFRACYADGSPSDTISPLSEAAVTADAAAFKRLMAFLKAFDEGTHTVIMMQVENEIGLLGSERDYSAAANAGFEAAVPTQLAEAYGVQGSWEQAFGADAGEWFMAYHYALAVERIASAGSESYPLPMFVNAWLEQYPWRAGTYPSGGPVAKVMKMWKLAAPTLCLYAPDIYLSSFADVCQEYTQEGNPLFIPEARRDVSSAANVFYAMGKHDALGFAPFGVEGFFPEEAASGGPDFSIMMALNIDFSGFVVNGTGPYLAQSYKLLGGMLGLIQQNRGTGKMTGFLQQNDGGCILPFSRYDVKLSYKRPAEGTPPAGGLVIELSEDRFIFAGIGFSVELLPKQGERAKVGLIRVEEGAFEQNEWVRGRVLNGDESAYRIAVGDYASALYIEAYTYK; via the coding sequence ATGGAGCAGATCCCTCATTTAGTGAGCGAGAATGGAACATCCACTTTGTATGTAAATGGTGAGCCTTACCTTGCGCTTGGCGGGGAAATTCATAATTCCAGCGCTTCTAATCCTGCCTATATGCAGGAGAAAGTGTGGCCGGAAGTTCGCAAGCTGAATTTAAATACAATTATTGCCCCGGTCTATTGGGAATTAATCGAGCCAGAGCAGGGCACGTTTGATTTTTCGCTTGTTGAGGGGTTAATTGAGCAGGCTCGTGCGGAAAAGATTCACTTAGTGCTCCTTTGGTTTGGCTTATGGAAAAATGGCAAGTCCAGCTATGTGCCGAGCTGGGTAAAACGGGATTATATAACGTATTTCCGTGCCTGTTATGCCGATGGTTCGCCCTCGGATACGATTTCTCCGCTGTCCGAAGCGGCGGTAACGGCTGATGCGGCAGCTTTCAAGCGCCTGATGGCGTTTCTTAAAGCGTTTGATGAGGGAACCCACACCGTGATCATGATGCAGGTGGAAAATGAAATCGGCTTGCTAGGCAGTGAGCGTGATTATTCAGCAGCGGCGAACGCTGGATTTGAAGCGGCTGTGCCTACTCAGCTAGCTGAGGCCTATGGCGTGCAGGGCAGCTGGGAGCAGGCTTTTGGAGCTGATGCAGGCGAATGGTTCATGGCGTACCACTACGCGCTTGCGGTTGAACGCATTGCGAGCGCAGGCAGTGAATCATATCCGCTGCCGATGTTCGTCAATGCGTGGCTGGAGCAATATCCATGGCGGGCAGGCACGTATCCGAGCGGCGGGCCAGTCGCCAAGGTGATGAAAATGTGGAAGCTTGCGGCACCGACCCTTTGCCTATACGCACCGGATATTTATTTGTCCAGCTTCGCGGACGTATGCCAAGAGTACACGCAGGAAGGCAATCCGCTGTTCATCCCTGAAGCGCGGCGCGATGTTTCCTCAGCAGCCAATGTGTTTTACGCTATGGGCAAGCACGATGCACTAGGCTTTGCGCCGTTCGGCGTAGAAGGCTTTTTTCCTGAGGAAGCTGCAAGCGGCGGGCCAGATTTCAGCATTATGATGGCGCTGAATATTGATTTTTCCGGTTTTGTCGTGAATGGGACAGGGCCTTATCTTGCCCAAAGCTACAAGCTGCTTGGCGGCATGCTCGGGCTGATTCAGCAAAATCGCGGCACAGGAAAAATGACCGGCTTTCTCCAGCAAAACGATGGCGGCTGCATCCTTCCCTTTTCCCGCTACGATGTGAAGCTGTCCTACAAACGGCCGGCAGAAGGAACGCCTCCAGCAGGCGGGCTCGTTATTGAGCTGTCCGAGGATCGTTTTATTTTCGCGGGGATCGGTTTTTCGGTGGAGCTTCTGCCCAAACAGGGCGAGCGCGCGAAGGTCGGCTTGATCCGTGTGGAGGAAGGAGCATTCGAGCAAAATGAGTGGGTGCGGGGCAGAGTGCTGAACGGCGACGAGTCTGCGTATCGCATTGCGGTAGGCGATTATGCCTCGGCGCTATATATTGAGGCGTATACGTACAAATAA
- a CDS encoding glycosyl hydrolase, with product MAERLRRVLAGEEENYIMPLLWQRGEEEGQIREEMERIYASGIKAVIVESRPHPDMLGPGWWRDIDIIMDEARSRGMKVWFFDDDHFPTGHAAGKLKEAPAELRRTYVAERHIDAVGPAPQASFLLNTLLQPADKLVAVAAVKRERKQDINAAEQLSEFIELTSSVQNNVLYWNIPEGFWRIFVLIETAEGAEEAKRNYINPIVPESTQVLIDAIYEGYYERYRDDFGQTLAGFFSDEPGFYNDKTTFDFNSRLGKKGIVLPWRHDMLELLSAEFGQPVAALLPLLWYEGGEQTEALRYTFMNTVSKLYAEHFSGKLGDWCRERGVEYIGHIIEDNNVHARLGCGPGHFFRSMWGQDMAGIDVVLHQIMPGFDEVPFTWIAGETDSEFFHYALAKLGSSLAHIDPKKKGRAMCEVFGAYGWSEGLKLMKWLTDHMLVRGINYFVPHAFSQKQFPDADCPPHLYARGENPQYRYYRQLNDYTNRISHLLNGGRHYATAAVLYHADAEWSGAEAMLIQKPIKALMQAQIDCDVIPFDVLAAGAHAVKGGELLVGNEAYQCLIVPYAEALPALLVEQLAALAEAGLKVLFVEGLPARTIEGGGEAAELKRLKALEHAAIVPLADLAATLRHEGLYDIETADAAPYLRYYHYGHQDSDVYFFFNEHPYEVVDTVVSFQTSARMMVYNAFDNQLSDANVEHIAGVNRLRIRLSAYETLIVLSGEELPQATVQALPNYTACVPVELSGEWTVSTSGSLQYPVFESYGKLSELENINGPHLLPDFTGTIRYELAFDWDGEGEPLYLDLGAAFETAEATVNGVKLGTAIAPPYRFAAGVAIKPGTNQLVIEVTNTLGKQQKDFFSRFMQQEPGGLIGPVQLLVTPKV from the coding sequence ATGGCGGAACGTTTACGGCGTGTGCTTGCAGGAGAGGAAGAAAACTACATTATGCCTCTTCTGTGGCAGCGCGGCGAGGAGGAAGGGCAGATCCGCGAGGAAATGGAGCGCATATATGCTTCAGGCATTAAGGCGGTCATCGTGGAATCCCGCCCGCATCCAGATATGCTTGGTCCCGGCTGGTGGCGGGATATCGATATCATTATGGACGAGGCGCGCAGCCGCGGCATGAAGGTGTGGTTTTTCGATGACGACCATTTTCCGACGGGACATGCAGCAGGCAAGCTGAAGGAAGCTCCGGCTGAGCTGCGCAGAACGTATGTAGCGGAGCGGCATATCGATGCTGTCGGCCCAGCTCCGCAAGCCTCCTTCCTGCTTAATACGCTGCTCCAGCCGGCCGATAAGCTGGTTGCGGTTGCAGCAGTCAAGCGTGAAAGGAAGCAGGATATTAATGCTGCTGAGCAGCTTAGCGAATTTATCGAGCTGACGTCCAGCGTGCAAAATAATGTGCTTTACTGGAATATTCCCGAAGGCTTCTGGCGCATTTTCGTCCTGATTGAGACGGCGGAAGGCGCGGAGGAAGCGAAGCGGAACTATATTAATCCGATTGTCCCGGAGTCAACGCAAGTGTTGATCGACGCGATTTATGAGGGTTATTACGAGCGGTATCGGGATGACTTTGGCCAGACGCTGGCAGGTTTTTTCTCCGATGAGCCGGGCTTCTATAACGATAAAACGACGTTTGACTTCAATTCCCGATTAGGCAAAAAGGGCATCGTGCTGCCGTGGCGCCACGACATGCTGGAGCTGCTGTCCGCCGAGTTCGGACAGCCTGTCGCGGCACTGCTTCCGCTGCTTTGGTACGAGGGCGGCGAGCAGACGGAGGCGCTGCGCTATACGTTCATGAATACGGTCAGCAAGCTGTATGCCGAGCACTTCAGCGGCAAGCTGGGCGACTGGTGCCGCGAGCGCGGCGTCGAGTATATCGGACATATCATTGAGGATAACAATGTGCATGCGCGGCTGGGCTGCGGGCCGGGACATTTCTTCCGCTCGATGTGGGGCCAGGATATGGCAGGCATCGACGTTGTACTGCATCAAATTATGCCGGGCTTTGACGAGGTGCCGTTTACATGGATTGCCGGAGAAACGGACAGCGAGTTTTTTCATTATGCTCTAGCGAAGCTTGGTTCTTCACTGGCGCATATCGATCCGAAGAAAAAGGGCCGGGCGATGTGCGAAGTATTCGGCGCCTATGGCTGGAGCGAAGGCCTCAAGCTGATGAAATGGCTGACCGACCATATGCTCGTTCGCGGCATTAACTATTTCGTGCCTCATGCTTTTTCGCAAAAACAGTTCCCGGATGCCGATTGCCCGCCTCATCTATATGCCCGCGGCGAAAATCCGCAATATCGGTATTATCGCCAGCTGAATGATTATACGAACCGCATCAGCCATTTGCTGAACGGAGGACGCCATTATGCGACGGCGGCGGTGCTGTACCATGCGGATGCGGAGTGGTCAGGCGCTGAGGCGATGCTGATCCAGAAGCCGATTAAGGCGCTGATGCAGGCGCAAATCGATTGCGATGTCATTCCGTTTGATGTTCTGGCAGCAGGAGCGCACGCGGTGAAGGGCGGCGAGCTGCTTGTGGGAAATGAGGCGTATCAATGCCTCATCGTGCCTTATGCTGAAGCGCTGCCGGCACTGCTCGTGGAGCAGCTGGCAGCGCTGGCGGAAGCAGGGCTGAAGGTGCTGTTTGTAGAGGGGCTGCCTGCCCGGACTATTGAGGGCGGCGGAGAAGCGGCGGAGCTTAAGCGTCTGAAAGCGCTGGAGCACGCAGCAATTGTTCCGCTTGCAGACCTGGCGGCGACGCTGCGCCATGAAGGTTTGTACGATATTGAAACGGCAGATGCCGCGCCGTATTTGCGTTATTACCATTATGGGCATCAGGACAGCGATGTATATTTCTTTTTCAACGAGCATCCTTATGAGGTCGTGGATACGGTTGTCAGCTTTCAGACTTCTGCGCGGATGATGGTTTATAACGCCTTTGACAATCAACTGAGCGATGCGAATGTGGAACATATAGCTGGTGTGAACCGCCTGAGAATTAGGCTGAGTGCTTACGAGACTTTGATCGTGCTGTCTGGCGAAGAGCTGCCGCAAGCTACGGTACAGGCGCTGCCCAATTATACAGCATGTGTGCCGGTAGAGCTTTCTGGCGAATGGACGGTTTCAACCTCCGGTTCGCTGCAGTATCCGGTATTTGAAAGCTACGGCAAGCTGAGCGAGCTGGAAAATATCAACGGCCCGCACCTTCTGCCGGATTTCACCGGAACGATTCGTTATGAGCTTGCATTCGATTGGGATGGCGAGGGCGAGCCGTTGTACTTGGATTTAGGTGCGGCGTTTGAGACGGCCGAGGCAACGGTGAATGGCGTGAAGCTGGGTACGGCGATTGCCCCGCCTTATCGCTTTGCAGCTGGAGTGGCCATCAAGCCGGGAACGAACCAGCTTGTCATTGAAGTGACCAATACGCTGGGCAAGCAGCAGAAGGATTTCTTCTCGCGTTTTATGCAGCAGGAGCCGGGTGGGCTGATTGGACCCGTGCAGCTGCTTGTAACGCCGAAGGTCTAA